One Streptomyces hundungensis DNA segment encodes these proteins:
- a CDS encoding M20/M25/M40 family metallo-hydrolase → MSESSTTRTGGVTGEDEVVDLCRDLIRIDTSNYGDHSGPGERAAAEYVAEKLAEVGLEPKIFESHKGRASTVARIAGEDPSRPALLIHGHTDVVPANADDWTHDPFAGEIADGCVWGRGAVDMKDMDAMTLAVVRDRLRSGRKPPRDIVLAFLADEEAGGTYGARFLVDKHPELFEGVTEAISEVGGFSFTVNEKLRLYLVETAQKGMHWMKLTVDGTAGHGSMIHKDNAITELSEAVARLGRHKFPVRVTKTLRHFLDELSDALGTELDPENMDDTLAKLGGIAKLIGASLQNTANPTQLGAGYKVNVIPGQATAHVDGRFLPGYEEEFLADLDRILGPRVRREDVHADKALETTFDGALVDAMQTALQAEDPIARAVPYMLSAGTDAKSFDDLGIRGFGFAPLKLPPELDFAGMFHGVDERVPVDGLKFGVRVLDRFIDAS, encoded by the coding sequence GTGAGCGAGTCGAGCACGACCCGGACCGGCGGCGTGACCGGTGAGGACGAGGTCGTCGACCTCTGCCGCGATCTCATCAGGATCGACACCAGCAACTACGGCGACCACTCCGGTCCCGGTGAGCGCGCGGCCGCGGAGTACGTCGCGGAGAAGCTCGCCGAGGTCGGCCTGGAGCCGAAGATCTTCGAGTCGCACAAGGGCCGGGCCTCCACCGTGGCCCGGATCGCGGGCGAGGACCCCTCGCGGCCCGCGCTGCTCATCCACGGCCATACCGACGTCGTACCGGCCAACGCCGACGACTGGACCCACGACCCCTTCGCCGGTGAGATCGCCGACGGCTGTGTCTGGGGCCGCGGCGCCGTCGACATGAAGGACATGGACGCGATGACCCTGGCGGTCGTACGCGACCGGCTGCGCAGCGGCCGCAAGCCCCCGCGCGACATCGTGCTCGCCTTCCTCGCCGACGAGGAGGCCGGCGGCACCTACGGGGCGCGCTTCCTGGTGGACAAGCACCCCGAACTCTTCGAGGGCGTCACCGAGGCGATCAGCGAGGTCGGCGGCTTCTCGTTCACCGTCAACGAGAAGCTGCGGCTGTACCTGGTGGAGACCGCCCAGAAGGGCATGCACTGGATGAAGCTGACCGTGGACGGCACCGCCGGACACGGCTCGATGATCCACAAGGACAACGCCATCACCGAGCTGTCCGAGGCCGTGGCGCGGCTCGGCCGGCACAAGTTCCCGGTGCGGGTGACCAAGACGCTGCGCCACTTCCTCGACGAGCTCTCGGACGCGCTCGGCACCGAACTCGACCCCGAGAACATGGACGACACGCTGGCCAAGCTGGGCGGCATCGCCAAGCTCATCGGCGCCTCCCTCCAGAACACCGCCAACCCGACGCAGCTGGGCGCCGGCTACAAGGTCAACGTCATTCCGGGACAGGCCACCGCGCACGTCGACGGGCGTTTTCTGCCGGGGTACGAGGAGGAGTTCCTCGCCGACCTGGACCGGATCCTGGGGCCCCGGGTGCGGCGCGAGGACGTGCACGCGGACAAGGCCCTGGAGACCACGTTCGACGGCGCCCTGGTCGACGCGATGCAGACCGCGCTCCAGGCGGAGGACCCGATCGCCCGCGCCGTGCCGTACATGCTCTCGGCCGGCACCGACGCCAAGTCCTTCGACGACCTCGGCATCCGCGGCTTCGGCTTCGCGCCGCTGAAGCTGCCGCCGGAGCTGGACTTCGCCGGGATGTTCCACGGCGTGGACGAGCGGGTGCCGGTCGACGGCCTGAAGTTCGGCGTACGCGTACTCGACCGGTTCATCGACGCCTCCTGA
- the chpH gene encoding chaplin ChpH: MIKKVVAAAAVTGGLVLAGAGLAVADAGAQGAAVHSPGVLSGNVVQVPVHVPVNVCGNTVSVIGLLNPAFGNTCVNK, encoded by the coding sequence ATGATCAAGAAGGTCGTCGCTGCTGCGGCTGTCACTGGTGGTCTGGTTCTCGCGGGTGCGGGTCTGGCTGTCGCCGATGCGGGTGCCCAGGGTGCCGCTGTGCACTCCCCGGGCGTCCTGTCCGGCAATGTCGTCCAGGTCCCCGTGCACGTGCCGGTGAACGTGTGCGGCAACACGGTCTCCGTGATCGGGCTGCTGAACCCCGCCTTCGGCAACACCTGCGTCAACAAGTGA
- a CDS encoding chaplin: MRQVTRKGLITMAAASGVIAMGSGAAHADSAAGGGASNSPGVLSGNAVQVPVHVPVNACGNTVNVVGALNPAFADHCANQGGGHRSGGAAARGHASQSPGVGSGNHIQAPIDVPLNLCGNGVNVVGVGNPVFGNDCVNDESGHPGHPQHPGHPAHPGHPQHPGRPGQHQPQHPGKPHHPGTPHHPGHPGQHQPPCNPGQPGHPGQPEHPGHPGQHQPQHPGQHQPQYPGVPQHPVSPVAHQPGKHARPTAPAQGGAPVAPAVTAPHAPAAALATTGSDGMGFAVPAAAGLLLGGAVLYRRGRAAQ; this comes from the coding sequence ATGCGACAGGTCACCCGCAAGGGACTGATCACCATGGCGGCCGCGAGCGGCGTCATCGCCATGGGCAGCGGCGCGGCGCACGCCGACTCGGCCGCCGGGGGCGGCGCCTCGAACTCGCCGGGCGTGCTGTCCGGCAACGCCGTCCAGGTCCCGGTGCACGTGCCGGTCAACGCCTGCGGCAACACGGTGAACGTGGTCGGCGCGCTCAATCCGGCGTTCGCCGATCACTGCGCCAACCAGGGCGGCGGCCACCGGAGCGGCGGAGCGGCCGCGCGTGGCCACGCCTCCCAGTCGCCCGGTGTGGGCTCCGGCAACCACATCCAGGCGCCCATCGACGTACCGCTGAACCTCTGCGGGAACGGCGTGAACGTGGTGGGCGTCGGCAACCCCGTGTTCGGCAACGACTGCGTCAACGACGAGAGCGGCCACCCCGGCCACCCCCAGCACCCGGGCCACCCGGCTCACCCGGGCCACCCCCAGCACCCCGGCCGCCCGGGCCAGCACCAGCCGCAGCACCCGGGCAAGCCCCACCACCCGGGCACCCCGCACCACCCCGGCCACCCCGGCCAGCACCAGCCGCCCTGCAACCCCGGGCAGCCGGGCCACCCTGGCCAGCCGGAGCACCCCGGCCACCCCGGCCAGCACCAGCCGCAGCACCCCGGCCAGCACCAGCCGCAGTACCCCGGTGTTCCCCAGCACCCGGTGAGCCCGGTGGCGCACCAGCCGGGCAAGCACGCGCGGCCCACCGCGCCCGCCCAGGGTGGCGCTCCGGTCGCCCCGGCCGTGACCGCGCCGCACGCCCCGGCCGCCGCGCTCGCCACCACCGGCTCCGACGGCATGGGCTTCGCCGTTCCGGCCGCCGCGGGACTGCTGCTCGGGGGAGCGGTGCTCTACCGCCGGGGCCGGGCCGCGCAGTAG
- a CDS encoding DUF5703 family protein translates to MPEYEFVDVYVPRGVSRKEATRLLTDHAEYGHWELDRLSLHRDGSRRVRLRRRIIRQVRAT, encoded by the coding sequence ATGCCGGAATACGAATTTGTCGACGTGTACGTCCCGCGCGGGGTGTCCCGCAAGGAGGCCACACGTCTGCTGACCGACCATGCCGAGTACGGACACTGGGAGTTGGACCGACTGAGTCTGCACCGGGACGGCAGCCGCAGAGTGCGGCTCCGCAGGCGGATCATCCGCCAGGTGCGAGCCACGTAG
- a CDS encoding ATP-dependent DNA helicase: protein MTALPQGSAPGSTADEPAGAEVAPDPAQDTASTGADSVGEAAVEVAEGTEDTEASGPGTADAAEPEHERADGGPDPEAGRPEGAEAGGASETGTEDGGESETGGEAGGASETGADEGDGSPGTGDAKAPELSEAAAELAAQRELRARIEQRRAEREAPIPAGTKLSGQAADLLAAVRAVESGEKSGTAFFAGPPPAPRRPAPGPAQEAAPARPRAPEPAQAPATSAETLASVRDVLTRGGAPEALAVRVAGALGEQAAQRLGADPWQLLAVPGVRPEQADGFARALLGAECRPDDERRAAALVGWILEQAATQGHTALLADDVRKALAARSVPDPDEAVQQAVAEGVVLVFQDGLAQESADVEDAEDAEDTEEAAEPAEPAEVLLGLDRYALAEESLADALARLLNSPVRDDGSVWPEGGELVRAVAASGLVAHTGGEAARAESAAVVTAAAAAGLRAAGAAHTADGQRRLAELTGPLAAFTVAGLLSGEGPGRDADGALALDVLVVQDATQLDVETAAVLVESLPDGCRLVLSGDPGVLGPASAGRVFHDVLTARICPVVASRLPDPGPVGELVSGIGIGELNQVEAPGKEVVIVPVRDAGEAVHRCVQLLADSIPRAFGIPAEQAQVITVGHGGSAGTRALNAALKERLNPGPGRFGGFDPGDRIAYAQAPGRTVTGTVIGADAEGLRLDCSGTPVLVPKDRVESALRHGWALTAHQALGMRWPAVVAVLPGDAAQGLSRAWVYTAFGRAERHLSVVHGVDQALPRAVAEVLPAPRTTRLVPLLHGLLKPAE, encoded by the coding sequence GTGACTGCGCTTCCCCAGGGCTCGGCCCCTGGATCCACGGCCGACGAACCCGCCGGGGCGGAGGTGGCACCCGACCCCGCGCAGGACACCGCCAGCACGGGCGCCGACTCCGTCGGCGAGGCCGCCGTGGAGGTCGCGGAGGGTACGGAGGACACGGAGGCATCCGGCCCGGGGACGGCCGACGCCGCTGAACCCGAGCACGAGCGCGCCGACGGCGGTCCGGACCCCGAGGCCGGTCGGCCGGAAGGTGCCGAGGCCGGCGGTGCGAGCGAGACCGGTACGGAGGACGGCGGCGAGAGCGAGACCGGGGGCGAGGCCGGCGGTGCGAGCGAGACCGGTGCCGATGAAGGCGACGGCTCGCCCGGAACCGGTGACGCCAAGGCACCCGAACTCTCCGAAGCCGCCGCCGAGTTGGCCGCGCAGCGCGAGTTGCGGGCCAGGATCGAGCAGCGCAGGGCCGAGCGGGAGGCACCCATCCCGGCCGGCACCAAACTGAGCGGGCAGGCCGCCGACCTCCTCGCGGCGGTACGGGCCGTGGAGAGCGGCGAGAAGTCCGGTACCGCCTTCTTCGCGGGCCCGCCGCCCGCCCCCCGCAGGCCCGCCCCCGGCCCCGCCCAGGAAGCGGCCCCGGCGCGGCCCCGCGCGCCCGAGCCCGCGCAGGCGCCCGCCACCTCCGCCGAGACCCTCGCCTCCGTACGGGACGTGCTGACCCGGGGTGGCGCGCCCGAGGCGCTGGCCGTGCGGGTCGCGGGCGCTCTGGGTGAACAGGCGGCGCAGCGGCTCGGCGCGGACCCCTGGCAGCTCCTCGCCGTCCCCGGAGTGCGGCCCGAGCAGGCCGACGGCTTCGCGCGGGCGCTGCTCGGCGCCGAGTGCCGGCCGGACGACGAGCGCAGGGCGGCCGCGCTTGTCGGCTGGATCCTGGAACAGGCGGCGACCCAGGGGCACACGGCGCTCTTGGCCGACGATGTGCGCAAGGCGCTGGCCGCGCGGTCGGTGCCCGATCCGGACGAGGCGGTGCAGCAGGCCGTCGCCGAGGGCGTGGTGCTGGTCTTCCAGGACGGCCTCGCGCAGGAGTCGGCCGACGTGGAAGACGCCGAGGACGCGGAGGACACCGAAGAGGCGGCGGAGCCCGCCGAGCCCGCCGAGGTGCTGCTCGGGCTCGACCGGTACGCCCTCGCCGAGGAAAGCCTCGCCGACGCTCTCGCGCGCCTGCTCAACTCCCCGGTGCGGGACGACGGTTCGGTGTGGCCGGAGGGTGGTGAGCTGGTCCGCGCGGTCGCGGCCAGTGGCCTCGTGGCGCACACCGGCGGCGAGGCCGCGCGCGCCGAGTCGGCGGCGGTGGTGACGGCGGCCGCGGCGGCCGGGCTGCGGGCCGCGGGCGCGGCGCACACCGCGGACGGACAGCGCCGACTGGCCGAACTGACCGGCCCGCTGGCCGCGTTCACGGTGGCGGGGCTGCTGTCCGGCGAGGGCCCCGGTCGGGACGCGGACGGCGCGCTCGCGCTCGACGTGCTGGTGGTGCAGGACGCGACGCAGCTCGATGTGGAGACCGCGGCCGTCCTCGTGGAGTCGCTGCCCGACGGCTGCCGCCTGGTGCTGAGCGGGGACCCCGGGGTGCTGGGGCCGGCCAGCGCGGGCCGGGTCTTCCACGATGTGCTGACCGCCCGGATCTGTCCGGTGGTGGCCTCGCGACTGCCCGACCCCGGGCCCGTCGGCGAGCTGGTCTCGGGGATCGGCATCGGCGAGCTGAACCAGGTCGAGGCGCCCGGCAAGGAGGTCGTGATCGTCCCCGTGCGGGACGCGGGCGAGGCCGTGCACCGCTGTGTGCAGCTCCTGGCGGACTCGATCCCCCGGGCGTTCGGCATCCCCGCCGAGCAGGCCCAGGTCATCACGGTGGGCCACGGCGGCTCGGCGGGCACCCGCGCCCTGAACGCGGCCCTGAAGGAGCGCCTGAACCCGGGCCCCGGCCGCTTCGGCGGTTTCGACCCCGGTGACCGGATCGCATACGCCCAGGCCCCGGGCCGTACGGTGACCGGCACGGTGATCGGGGCGGACGCGGAGGGCCTCAGGCTCGACTGCTCCGGAACGCCCGTCCTCGTACCGAAGGACAGGGTCGAGTCGGCGCTGCGGCACGGCTGGGCACTGACCGCGCACCAGGCGCTCGGAATGCGCTGGCCCGCGGTGGTCGCGGTGCTGCCAGGAGACGCGGCACAGGGGCTCAGCCGGGCCTGGGTCTACACCGCCTTCGGCCGCGCCGAGCGGCACCTCTCCGTCGTCCACGGTGTGGACCAGGCGCTCCCCCGGGCCGTCGCGGAGGTCCTCCCGGCGCCGCGCACGACGCGTCTCGTCCCGCTGCTGCACGGCCTCCTGAAGCCCGCGGAGTAG
- a CDS encoding aldo/keto reductase: MEQRHLGRTGLRVSRIGLGTLTWGRDVGEQDAADLLKAFWEAGGTLIDTADVYGGGDAEYLLGQLMERLVPRRDLVIATKAGSVPDPDRRFDGSRGHLLSALDASLQRLGTDHVDLWQVHAFDCGTPLEETLQALDLAVSSGRARYAGISNFSGWQLAKAATWQLAAPGVRTRLASTQMEYSLLQRGVEREVLPAALDLGVGLLPSSPLGRGVLTGKYRHGTPADSRGASEGLSAFVAPYLDDAASRIVDAVSIAADGLATTPLQVALAWVRDRPGVVAPIVGARNAHQLAAALSVEALSLPDEICQALDDVSAPVHRYPDQDWSTL, from the coding sequence ATGGAGCAGAGGCATCTCGGCCGCACGGGCCTGCGCGTATCCCGGATCGGGCTCGGCACCCTGACATGGGGCCGGGACGTCGGCGAGCAGGACGCCGCCGACCTCCTGAAGGCGTTCTGGGAGGCGGGCGGCACGCTGATCGACACGGCGGACGTGTACGGCGGCGGGGACGCGGAGTATCTGCTCGGCCAGTTGATGGAGCGGCTCGTTCCGCGCCGGGATCTGGTGATCGCGACCAAGGCGGGCAGCGTGCCCGACCCCGACCGCCGCTTCGACGGCTCGCGCGGCCATCTGCTGAGCGCCCTCGACGCCTCCCTCCAGCGCCTGGGCACCGACCACGTCGACCTGTGGCAGGTGCACGCCTTCGACTGCGGCACGCCCCTGGAGGAGACCCTCCAGGCCCTCGACCTCGCGGTCAGCAGCGGCCGGGCGCGGTACGCGGGCATCTCCAACTTCAGCGGCTGGCAGCTCGCCAAGGCCGCCACCTGGCAACTCGCCGCGCCCGGTGTGCGGACCCGGCTCGCCAGCACCCAGATGGAGTACTCACTGCTCCAGCGCGGGGTGGAGCGCGAGGTCCTGCCGGCCGCCCTCGACCTGGGGGTGGGGCTGCTGCCCTCGTCGCCGCTGGGGCGGGGCGTGCTGACGGGGAAGTACCGGCACGGCACACCGGCCGATTCGCGGGGCGCTTCGGAGGGCCTTTCGGCATTTGTCGCGCCCTACCTGGACGACGCGGCGAGCCGCATCGTCGACGCCGTCTCGATAGCCGCGGACGGCCTCGCCACGACACCCCTTCAGGTGGCGCTGGCGTGGGTGAGGGACCGGCCGGGAGTGGTGGCGCCGATCGTCGGCGCGCGCAACGCGCACCAGCTCGCGGCGGCATTGTCAGTGGAGGCCCTTAGTCTTCCTGACGAGATCTGCCAGGCGCTCGACGACGTGTCGGCGCCCGTGCACCGCTATCCCGATCAGGACTGGAGCACGCTGTGA
- a CDS encoding LLM class F420-dependent oxidoreductase — protein MRLGINLGYWGAGMDGDNLAVAKEADRLGYDVCWAAEAYGSDAPTVLAWVAAQTERIDVGSAILQIPARQPAMTAMTAATLDSLSGGRFRLGLGVSGPQVSEGWYGVKFDKPLARTREYVEIVRKAMTRERLSYEGEHWTLPLPGGPGKPIKLTVHPEREHIPLYIAAIGPKNLEQTGEIADGALLIFPAAEHIEATALSHIRAGREKAGLTMEGFDVCPTLPIALGADADVPALADMFRPYTALYVGGMGSRKQNFYNQLAQRMGYEKEAAEIQDKYLSGDKAGAGAAVPQQLIDSTTLLGSVERIADRMKAYAEAGVTTLTLAPAGFTLDERLASLRAGTEALERADLA, from the coding sequence ATGCGGCTCGGCATCAACCTCGGCTACTGGGGCGCGGGAATGGACGGCGACAACCTCGCCGTCGCCAAGGAAGCGGACAGGCTCGGCTACGACGTCTGCTGGGCGGCCGAGGCCTACGGTTCGGACGCGCCGACCGTGCTCGCCTGGGTCGCCGCGCAGACCGAGCGCATCGACGTCGGCTCCGCCATCCTCCAGATCCCCGCCCGCCAGCCCGCCATGACCGCGATGACGGCCGCCACCCTGGACTCGCTCTCCGGCGGCCGTTTCCGGCTCGGCCTCGGCGTCTCCGGACCGCAGGTCTCCGAGGGCTGGTACGGCGTCAAGTTCGACAAGCCGCTGGCCCGCACCCGCGAATACGTCGAGATCGTCCGCAAGGCGATGACCCGCGAGCGGCTCTCCTACGAGGGCGAGCACTGGACGCTTCCGCTGCCCGGCGGCCCCGGCAAGCCCATCAAGCTGACCGTGCACCCCGAGCGCGAGCACATCCCGCTCTACATCGCCGCCATCGGACCCAAGAACCTGGAGCAGACCGGCGAGATCGCCGACGGCGCGCTGTTGATCTTCCCGGCCGCCGAGCACATCGAGGCCACCGCGCTCTCCCACATCCGCGCGGGCCGCGAGAAGGCCGGTCTGACCATGGAGGGCTTCGACGTCTGCCCGACGCTGCCGATCGCGCTCGGCGCCGACGCGGACGTGCCGGCCCTCGCCGACATGTTCCGCCCATACACCGCGCTGTACGTCGGCGGCATGGGCAGCCGCAAGCAGAACTTCTACAACCAGCTCGCGCAGCGCATGGGGTACGAGAAGGAAGCCGCCGAGATCCAGGACAAGTACCTGTCCGGCGACAAGGCGGGGGCGGGCGCGGCGGTGCCGCAGCAGCTCATCGACTCGACCACGCTGCTCGGCTCGGTGGAGCGGATCGCCGACCGGATGAAGGCCTACGCCGAGGCCGGAGTCACCACGCTCACACTGGCCCCGGCCGGCTTCACGCTCGACGAGCGGCTGGCCTCGCTGCGCGCGGGCACCGAGGCGCTGGAGCGCGCGGACCTCGCATAA
- a CDS encoding ferritin-like domain-containing protein, translated as MLSAKSLFQEILDHDESFRLFCSIAAGGESQGGWENGRIAALLPPQCRALAPKVARHGADEDKHGRIFHALMKKRGLSAVDVPDDTNYTMLLERIGIGLGHARLRSEEPLTERDVVVYLAHSRVTEQRASEQMALLCKHFGADPDLGRAVRMISADEDNHLAYCHEELLRLARAGHGPAIQRALRRCALAEIRVYRDVSLAVMAHMGRILGWPRPKAALLAAGIHTVYAYERLAGWRRMVDLAMPQRRDALGGPALPAPGFA; from the coding sequence ATGCTCTCGGCCAAGAGCCTGTTCCAGGAGATCCTCGACCACGACGAGTCGTTCCGGCTCTTCTGCTCCATCGCGGCCGGGGGCGAGTCCCAGGGCGGCTGGGAGAACGGCCGGATCGCCGCCCTCCTTCCCCCGCAGTGCCGCGCCCTCGCCCCCAAGGTGGCCCGGCACGGCGCCGACGAGGACAAGCACGGGCGGATCTTCCACGCGCTGATGAAGAAGCGGGGCCTGAGCGCCGTCGACGTACCCGACGACACCAACTACACGATGCTGCTCGAACGGATCGGCATCGGGCTCGGCCACGCGCGGCTCAGGAGCGAGGAGCCGCTCACCGAACGGGACGTCGTGGTCTACCTCGCGCACAGCCGCGTCACCGAGCAGCGCGCCTCGGAACAGATGGCGCTGCTGTGCAAGCACTTCGGCGCCGATCCCGATCTGGGACGCGCCGTCCGGATGATCTCCGCCGACGAGGACAACCATCTGGCGTACTGCCACGAGGAGTTGCTGCGGCTGGCCCGCGCCGGACACGGGCCCGCCATCCAGCGGGCGCTGCGCCGGTGCGCGCTCGCCGAGATCCGCGTCTACCGCGACGTCAGCCTCGCCGTCATGGCCCACATGGGACGCATCCTCGGCTGGCCGCGCCCCAAGGCGGCGCTCCTGGCGGCCGGCATCCACACCGTGTACGCCTACGAACGCCTCGCCGGGTGGCGGCGGATGGTGGACCTCGCCATGCCGCAGCGGCGCGACGCGCTCGGCGGCCCCGCCCTCCCCGCGCCCGGCTTCGCCTAG
- the corA gene encoding magnesium/cobalt transporter CorA has protein sequence MRAMIVDCAIYHDGRRTEGPKDFSDALRQARAEGDSFLWLGLHEPTEEEFELVSTEFGLHSLAVEDALKAHQRPKLEVYDDSLFMVLKPVVYEPRSDTVSSGELMLFVGESFVVSVRHGEGAPLKVVRQRLESEPELLKHGPTTVLYAVSDAVVDHYTEVAAELQNDLEELEAQIFSPSGGRDTKGTASRIYTFKRQLQEFRRATGPLAQPVQRLASAGVPFVHAESQPFFRDVDDHLMRTNESVEGLDRLLSDILSAHLAQVSVRQNDDMRKISAWAAMAAVPTMLAGVYGMNFDHMPELHWAWSYPALIVLMVLLELGLYGLFKRRGWL, from the coding sequence ATGCGCGCAATGATCGTTGACTGCGCCATCTACCACGACGGCCGCCGCACCGAGGGCCCGAAGGATTTCTCGGACGCCCTCCGCCAGGCGCGCGCCGAAGGTGACAGCTTCCTCTGGTTGGGACTCCATGAGCCGACGGAGGAGGAGTTCGAGCTGGTCAGCACCGAGTTCGGGCTGCATTCGCTGGCGGTGGAGGATGCGCTGAAGGCGCATCAGCGGCCCAAGCTGGAGGTCTACGACGACTCGCTGTTCATGGTCCTCAAGCCGGTCGTGTACGAGCCGCGGAGCGACACGGTGTCCTCCGGTGAGCTGATGCTCTTCGTGGGCGAAAGTTTCGTCGTGAGCGTGCGGCACGGTGAGGGCGCGCCACTGAAGGTGGTGCGCCAACGCCTGGAGTCGGAGCCCGAGTTGCTCAAGCACGGGCCCACGACGGTCCTGTACGCGGTGAGCGACGCGGTCGTCGACCACTACACGGAGGTGGCGGCCGAGCTCCAGAACGACTTGGAGGAGCTCGAAGCGCAGATCTTCTCGCCCTCGGGCGGCCGCGACACGAAGGGCACCGCTTCGCGGATCTACACCTTCAAGCGGCAGCTCCAGGAGTTCCGCCGGGCGACCGGCCCGCTGGCGCAGCCGGTGCAGCGCCTCGCGAGCGCGGGGGTGCCGTTCGTGCACGCCGAGTCCCAGCCGTTCTTCCGCGACGTGGACGACCACCTGATGCGGACCAACGAGTCGGTGGAAGGCCTGGACCGGCTGCTCTCGGACATCCTCTCGGCGCATCTGGCGCAGGTCAGCGTCCGGCAGAACGACGACATGCGGAAGATCTCGGCGTGGGCGGCGATGGCGGCGGTCCCCACGATGCTGGCCGGCGTCTACGGCATGAACTTCGACCACATGCCCGAGCTCCACTGGGCGTGGAGCTACCCGGCGCTGATCGTGCTGATGGTGCTCCTGGAGCTGGGTCTGTACGGCCTGTTCAAGCGGCGCGGCTGGCTGTAG
- a CDS encoding histidine phosphatase family protein: MATLILVRHGRSTANTAGVLAGWTPGVALDERGNAQAAALPDRLAGVPLAAVVTSPLQRCRETVQPLLDARPGLPLHPEDLIGECHYGDWSGRPLAELSAEPLMEVVQQHPSHAAFPGGESMRAMQARAVGAVRDWNERIEAEHGPDAVYAMCSHGDIIKSVVADALGMHLDLFQRISVEPCSLTVIRYTRLRPYLVRLGDTGDLASLMPRATPAEEQAEVGGGAGAP, encoded by the coding sequence ATGGCCACGCTGATCCTCGTACGTCACGGACGTTCCACCGCCAACACGGCGGGGGTGCTCGCCGGCTGGACGCCGGGCGTCGCCCTCGACGAACGCGGCAACGCCCAGGCCGCCGCCCTGCCCGACCGGCTCGCGGGGGTGCCACTCGCCGCCGTCGTCACCAGCCCCCTGCAACGCTGCCGCGAGACGGTCCAGCCGCTCCTCGACGCCCGTCCCGGTCTGCCGCTGCACCCCGAGGACCTGATCGGCGAGTGCCACTACGGCGACTGGTCCGGTCGCCCCCTCGCCGAACTCTCCGCCGAACCGCTCATGGAGGTCGTGCAGCAGCACCCCTCCCATGCGGCCTTCCCGGGCGGCGAGTCGATGCGCGCGATGCAGGCCCGCGCGGTCGGTGCCGTACGGGACTGGAACGAGCGGATCGAGGCCGAGCACGGCCCCGACGCGGTCTACGCCATGTGCTCGCACGGCGACATCATCAAGTCCGTCGTGGCGGACGCCCTCGGCATGCATCTCGACCTCTTTCAGCGGATCTCGGTGGAACCGTGTTCCCTCACCGTGATCCGCTACACCCGCCTGCGTCCCTACCTGGTCCGGCTCGGCGACACCGGGGACCTCGCCTCGCTGATGCCGCGCGCGACCCCCGCCGAGGAACAGGCCGAGGTCGGTGGCGGTGCGGGAGCACCGTGA
- a CDS encoding DUF3090 domain-containing protein, with product MSRQVFFYDPPDRFVAGTVGLPGRRTFFLQASAGSRTTSVALEKTQVAALAERIDELLDEVVRRTGGNAPVPAVAPPDVTDSAPLDSPVEEEFRVGTMALAWDGDEQRMIIEAQALVELDADTEDDLAEAEERMLQDEENGPPMLRVRLTGAQARAFAKRALDVVNAGRPPCPLCSLPLDPEGHVCPRQNGYRRGA from the coding sequence GTGTCCCGTCAGGTGTTCTTCTACGACCCGCCGGACCGTTTCGTGGCCGGCACGGTCGGGCTCCCCGGGCGCCGGACGTTCTTCCTCCAGGCGTCCGCGGGCAGTCGCACCACCAGCGTCGCCCTGGAGAAGACCCAGGTCGCGGCGCTCGCCGAGCGGATCGACGAGCTCCTCGACGAGGTCGTGCGCAGGACCGGAGGAAACGCTCCTGTGCCCGCCGTCGCCCCGCCCGACGTCACCGACAGCGCGCCGCTCGACTCGCCCGTCGAGGAGGAGTTCCGGGTCGGCACCATGGCGCTCGCCTGGGACGGCGACGAACAGCGCATGATCATCGAGGCGCAGGCCCTGGTCGAGCTCGACGCCGACACCGAGGACGACCTCGCCGAGGCCGAGGAGCGCATGCTCCAGGACGAGGAGAACGGCCCGCCCATGCTGCGGGTGCGCCTGACCGGAGCCCAGGCCCGGGCCTTCGCCAAGCGGGCCCTCGACGTCGTGAACGCGGGCCGCCCGCCCTGCCCGCTGTGCAGCCTCCCGCTCGACCCGGAAGGACACGTATGCCCGCGCCAGAACGGATACCGCCGCGGAGCCTGA